A stretch of the Methanosphaera sp. genome encodes the following:
- a CDS encoding AEC family transporter produces MPTPVEVILVPTLMIILGFFLKRIGMLKPQDSNTLSAIVLNVTLPAMVYINISTAKIQPDMMILPIASFILSIICMLIVGVFCKIRGYDKIKSWTLMIAAAMMNTGFIGYPITLNVFGNEGLLHAIFFDMVTPILFVMYGMMLVKEFGGDMHKVIKKGLEFVPLWAVVIGLVANVVHFQEGYVLHSTLNYLAGGTVPLIMISLGLTIDFRDVKKYLKDSLFISFIRLLLAPTIVFVVFSALGISGMVFNVAVLEAGMSTAMTALVLAITYNIDHKLMSSVILVDVVLSLITLTMWISILM; encoded by the coding sequence ATGCCAACACCTGTTGAAGTTATTTTAGTTCCAACTTTAATGATTATTTTAGGATTTTTCCTTAAAAGAATTGGAATGCTAAAACCACAAGACAGCAATACATTATCTGCAATTGTTCTTAATGTGACTCTTCCTGCCATGGTATATATTAATATATCTACAGCGAAAATTCAGCCAGATATGATGATACTTCCTATTGCATCGTTTATACTTAGTATTATATGTATGCTTATTGTTGGAGTATTTTGTAAAATTCGAGGCTATGATAAGATTAAATCTTGGACTCTTATGATTGCAGCTGCAATGATGAATACTGGATTTATTGGTTATCCAATTACTTTAAATGTATTTGGTAATGAAGGTCTTCTTCATGCAATATTCTTTGATATGGTAACACCTATTCTTTTTGTAATGTATGGTATGATGCTTGTTAAAGAGTTTGGTGGAGATATGCATAAAGTTATTAAAAAAGGTCTCGAATTTGTACCATTATGGGCTGTGGTTATTGGTTTAGTTGCTAATGTTGTTCATTTCCAGGAAGGTTATGTTCTTCATTCAACACTTAACTATCTTGCAGGCGGTACAGTACCACTTATTATGATATCTCTTGGTTTAACTATTGACTTTAGAGATGTTAAAAAGTATCTTAAAGATTCATTATTCATATCATTTATAAGACTTTTACTTGCACCGACTATTGTATTTGTTGTATTTTCAGCTTTAGGTATTAGTGGAATGGTATTTAATGTTGCAGTTTTAGAGGCTGGTATGTCTACTGCTATGACTGCTTTAGTTCTTGCAATAACATATAATATTGACCATAAGCTTATGAGTTCAGTAATACTGGTAGACGTTGTTTTAAGTCTTATAACGCTTACTATGTGGATTTCAATTTTAATGTAG
- the radA gene encoding DNA repair and recombination protein RadA — protein MSPENDNEEKMQLEDLPSVGEKTAQKLRDAGFGDMMRLATATAKELSVKVEIGEGVAAKVIEAARKAEKIDFETAFDVMQRREDVGRITTGSQGLDALIGGGVETQSITEVYGEFGSGKSQISHELAVTTQLPPEQGGLEGHVVFIDTENTFRPERIAQIAEGFGLDVNETLSNIHVARAFNSSHQMLMADKINELIQNGVDVKLVIVDSLMAHFRAEYVGRESLATRQQKLNQHLHTLQTIANTYNVAVLITNQVQSKPDAFFGTPTKAVGGHVLGHASTYRVLLKKGLSGKRIARLVDSPHLPEGEAVFKVTTEGLVD, from the coding sequence ATGAGTCCAGAAAATGATAATGAAGAAAAAATGCAATTAGAAGACTTACCAAGCGTTGGTGAAAAAACTGCTCAAAAACTCCGTGATGCTGGATTTGGAGATATGATGCGTCTTGCAACAGCTACAGCAAAAGAGTTAAGTGTAAAAGTTGAAATTGGTGAAGGTGTTGCTGCAAAAGTTATTGAAGCTGCAAGAAAAGCTGAAAAGATTGACTTTGAAACTGCATTTGATGTAATGCAAAGACGTGAAGATGTTGGTCGTATTACAACAGGAAGTCAAGGTCTTGATGCTCTTATTGGTGGTGGAGTTGAAACTCAGTCAATTACTGAAGTATATGGTGAATTTGGATCAGGTAAAAGTCAGATTTCACATGAACTTGCTGTAACTACACAGCTTCCACCAGAACAGGGTGGTCTTGAAGGTCATGTTGTATTTATTGATACAGAAAACACATTCAGACCTGAAAGAATTGCACAGATTGCTGAAGGATTTGGTCTTGATGTTAATGAAACATTAAGTAATATTCATGTTGCACGTGCATTTAACAGTAGTCATCAGATGTTAATGGCTGATAAAATTAATGAATTAATTCAAAATGGTGTAGATGTAAAACTTGTTATTGTTGATTCATTAATGGCTCACTTCAGAGCAGAATATGTTGGTCGTGAATCACTTGCAACACGTCAGCAGAAACTTAACCAACACCTACATACACTTCAGACCATTGCAAATACATACAATGTTGCTGTTTTAATTACAAACCAGGTACAGTCTAAACCTGATGCATTCTTTGGTACACCTACCAAGGCTGTTGGTGGACACGTATTAGGTCACGCATCAACATATCGTGTACTTCTTAAGAAAGGTTTATCTGGTAAAAGAATTGCACGTTTAGTTGACAGTCCTCACTTACCTGAAGGTGAAGCTGTATTTAAAGTTACAACTGAAGGATTAGTTGACTAG